One segment of Arthrobacter sp. MMS18-M83 DNA contains the following:
- a CDS encoding glycosyltransferase family 39 protein, whose amino-acid sequence MTSTISHADTGPAVGTVTPGSGDAAHGRRSTGPSTPGAPGTTPRWTRYAFGRQPRWVRPSAAGLLVATAFLYLWNLAATGYGNSFYAAAIQAGTKDWTALLFGSLDAGNAITVDKPPASLWIPALVGRIFGFSSLSMLVPEALMGVAAVGFLYLTVKRVSGPGAGLLAGGALALTPVAALMFRFNNPDAMLTLCLVLAAYFTTRAIERAGWKWLVAAGAVVGLAFLSKMLQGFLIVPGLGLAYLWAAPTPLRRRLLHLLGALAGIAVVAGSYIALFQLTPASARPYMAGSTTNSFLELTFGYNGLSRITGSGEGMPGGGGGAAGAPAGGLGGFGGGGGGNAGFGGAAGIARMFGTSFGAEVSWLLPAALILLAAGLWFTRREARASRTRASLILWGGWFLVTAGVFSFMSGIVHPYYAVALAPAIAALVGIGSVELWRGRGYWPARIILAVVVLGSSVWSTVLLGRDTSWLPWLRIVIVVLGVVAAAAILLRLDSLRPAVRFRNAAAAAVVVVSLLAGGLGTAAWTLATAATAHSGSIPTSGPSGSAMGGFGNRAAFGSRDLGSGDATGAPTQAAGGPGGEGTADAGLTALLTSTTTKWSAIVSGATQAASLELATNTNVIALGGWNGGDPYPTLAQFQDMVAKGQIGYFIAGGGMGGGGAGGQGGNSEVAAWVQANFQAQTVGNSTVYKLTK is encoded by the coding sequence ATGACCTCCACGATCTCTCACGCGGACACAGGGCCCGCCGTCGGAACTGTCACTCCTGGCTCTGGGGACGCAGCCCACGGCCGTCGCTCCACCGGCCCATCAACTCCAGGGGCCCCGGGCACCACTCCCCGTTGGACTCGATACGCCTTTGGCCGCCAGCCCCGCTGGGTGCGCCCGTCCGCCGCCGGGCTCCTCGTGGCCACCGCATTCCTGTATCTCTGGAATCTCGCGGCCACCGGCTACGGAAACTCCTTCTACGCTGCAGCCATCCAGGCCGGCACCAAGGACTGGACGGCATTGCTATTCGGTTCGCTCGACGCCGGGAATGCCATCACTGTGGACAAGCCACCCGCATCTCTATGGATCCCGGCCTTGGTGGGACGGATCTTCGGCTTCTCGTCCCTAAGCATGCTGGTTCCCGAGGCACTCATGGGCGTGGCCGCCGTCGGCTTCCTCTATTTGACGGTCAAGCGCGTGTCCGGACCCGGAGCGGGTTTGCTGGCCGGCGGCGCCCTGGCGCTGACCCCGGTGGCCGCGCTCATGTTCCGCTTCAACAACCCCGACGCCATGCTGACCCTGTGCCTGGTGTTGGCGGCGTACTTCACTACTCGCGCTATTGAACGCGCGGGCTGGAAGTGGCTCGTCGCAGCCGGAGCCGTGGTGGGCCTGGCCTTCCTGAGCAAGATGCTCCAGGGTTTCCTGATTGTTCCGGGCCTGGGACTCGCGTACCTCTGGGCCGCCCCCACCCCGTTGCGGCGGAGGCTGCTGCACCTGCTCGGCGCACTGGCCGGTATCGCAGTAGTGGCAGGCAGCTACATCGCTCTCTTCCAACTGACTCCGGCTTCGGCACGGCCTTACATGGCAGGCTCGACAACCAACAGCTTCCTCGAACTGACCTTCGGCTACAACGGGCTGTCCCGCATTACAGGCTCGGGCGAAGGCATGCCCGGCGGCGGAGGCGGCGCAGCCGGGGCTCCAGCGGGTGGTCTTGGCGGTTTCGGGGGCGGCGGTGGAGGGAACGCCGGCTTCGGTGGAGCTGCGGGGATCGCCCGCATGTTCGGCACGAGCTTCGGCGCCGAGGTCTCCTGGCTTCTGCCTGCGGCGTTGATCCTGCTGGCTGCGGGCCTGTGGTTCACCCGCCGGGAAGCACGAGCTTCGCGTACCCGGGCCTCGCTGATCCTGTGGGGTGGCTGGTTCCTGGTCACCGCGGGCGTCTTCAGCTTCATGAGCGGCATTGTCCACCCCTACTACGCAGTAGCGCTCGCACCGGCAATCGCGGCCTTGGTGGGCATCGGCAGCGTGGAGCTGTGGCGAGGCCGAGGGTACTGGCCCGCCAGGATCATCCTGGCCGTGGTGGTCCTCGGCAGTTCGGTCTGGTCCACCGTTCTTCTGGGCCGCGATACCTCATGGCTTCCCTGGCTGCGCATCGTGATCGTCGTCCTGGGCGTGGTGGCCGCGGCCGCAATCCTGCTTCGCCTCGACTCACTTCGGCCCGCGGTCCGGTTCCGCAATGCGGCGGCCGCGGCCGTCGTCGTCGTTTCCCTTCTGGCCGGCGGCCTCGGCACGGCGGCCTGGACGCTCGCGACGGCGGCTACCGCGCACTCCGGTTCCATCCCGACGTCGGGTCCCAGCGGCTCCGCGATGGGCGGCTTCGGAAACCGCGCCGCGTTCGGCAGCCGGGATTTGGGTTCGGGAGATGCGACAGGCGCTCCGACCCAGGCCGCAGGCGGTCCGGGTGGCGAGGGGACGGCCGACGCCGGATTGACCGCGCTGCTGACGTCCACCACCACCAAGTGGTCCGCGATCGTTTCCGGCGCCACCCAGGCGGCCAGCCTCGAGCTCGCCACGAACACCAACGTGATCGCGCTCGGTGGCTGGAACGGCGGCGATCCCTACCCCACGCTGGCACAGTTCCAGGACATGGTGGCCAAGGGACAGATCGGCTACTTCATAGCTGGCGGCGGCATGGGCGGCGGTGGAGCCGGCGGCCAGGGCGGAAACTCCGAGGTGGCTGCTTGGGTCCAGGCGAACTTCCAAGCCCAGACTGTAGGCAACTCCACCGTCTACAAGCTGACAAAGTAG
- a CDS encoding ArnT family glycosyltransferase, with the protein MTTSYSTDTGSKPDTDSMSGHAAPPLPLVSRSRLVLLPRPQAPQGGEGRARTGRSRQTLRHRVELAGVLLATAVLYLWNLGASGWANPFYSAAAQAGSQDWGAWFFGSSDAANSITVDKPPASLWIMGLSVRIFGLSSWSILVPEALTGVATAWLLYLAVRRTAAPATGDPRLAHRAGLLAAVVMAITPVATLMFRFNNPDALLVLLMTAAGYATLRSIQDNKLRWLLLAGVFLGFGFLTKQLQVLLVVPGFAVAYVVAAQGGVGRRLLRLLGAGAAMVVSAGWWLAVVELIPANMRPYIGGSQNNSILELTLGYNGLGRLSGQETGSVGGGNGWGVPGLFRMFNSEFGGQIAWLLPSVLILGAGLLWLGRRAPRTDAVRASVIVWGGWVLVTGLVFSFMAGIIHPYYAVALAPGIAGLAGLGGVLLWQRRGQLVSAVLLAVAVAAAGFMAFDLLGGTTVYGPLLRWLVLFGALAAAAALLLAGRFTSRIFQRTTAALALAASLAGPLAYSMSTASVTHSGAIVSAGPTTGFGGFGGGGRGGFGQNGAGQNTAQNTRPQALQPGTQGGFGGNRQGGGMGGLLGATTPSSELVTALKTGASSYTWAAAVVGSNNAAGYQLATELPVMAVGGFNGTDPSPTLEQFQQLVAQGKIHYFIAGGTMQADSGSAAPAQIAQWVAANFQAQTIGGTTVYALAG; encoded by the coding sequence ATGACCACTTCCTACTCAACAGACACCGGCTCGAAGCCGGACACCGATTCCATGTCAGGCCACGCGGCTCCACCCCTCCCGTTGGTCTCGCGATCCCGCTTGGTGCTTCTGCCGCGGCCACAAGCGCCGCAGGGCGGGGAGGGCCGGGCCCGCACTGGCCGAAGCCGCCAAACCCTGCGCCACCGCGTGGAACTGGCTGGCGTGCTCCTTGCGACGGCGGTCCTGTACCTCTGGAACCTCGGCGCTTCCGGCTGGGCCAACCCGTTCTATTCCGCGGCAGCCCAAGCCGGTTCGCAGGATTGGGGTGCCTGGTTCTTCGGATCCTCCGACGCCGCCAACTCCATCACCGTGGACAAACCGCCGGCATCGCTGTGGATCATGGGCCTCTCGGTGCGGATCTTCGGGCTGAGTTCCTGGAGCATCCTGGTTCCGGAGGCGCTCACGGGCGTAGCGACGGCCTGGCTGCTGTACTTGGCAGTACGGCGAACCGCGGCCCCGGCCACGGGCGATCCTCGGCTCGCCCACCGGGCGGGGCTGCTGGCCGCCGTCGTCATGGCCATCACCCCGGTGGCCACCCTCATGTTCCGGTTCAACAACCCGGACGCCCTGTTGGTGCTCCTCATGACGGCCGCCGGCTACGCCACGCTTCGCTCCATCCAGGACAACAAGCTGCGTTGGCTCCTGCTGGCCGGGGTGTTCCTGGGCTTCGGGTTCCTCACCAAACAACTCCAGGTCCTGCTGGTGGTTCCTGGATTCGCCGTGGCCTATGTGGTCGCCGCGCAGGGTGGAGTGGGCCGTCGCCTGCTTCGGTTGCTGGGCGCAGGGGCAGCCATGGTGGTCTCTGCCGGTTGGTGGCTCGCAGTCGTCGAACTCATTCCGGCGAACATGCGTCCTTACATCGGCGGCTCCCAGAACAACTCGATCCTGGAACTGACGCTCGGCTACAACGGCCTGGGCAGGCTGAGCGGCCAGGAGACCGGAAGCGTTGGCGGCGGCAACGGTTGGGGCGTTCCCGGCCTGTTCCGGATGTTCAACAGCGAGTTCGGCGGCCAGATCGCGTGGTTGCTGCCTTCCGTGCTGATCCTTGGGGCCGGGCTGCTGTGGCTGGGTCGACGCGCCCCGCGCACGGATGCCGTCCGCGCCTCGGTGATCGTGTGGGGCGGGTGGGTGCTCGTCACCGGGCTGGTCTTCAGCTTCATGGCCGGCATCATCCATCCCTACTACGCGGTGGCCCTGGCTCCGGGCATCGCCGGGCTCGCCGGCCTGGGCGGGGTGCTTTTGTGGCAGCGTCGCGGGCAGCTCGTCTCCGCGGTACTGCTTGCCGTCGCCGTGGCCGCCGCCGGATTCATGGCCTTCGATCTCCTGGGCGGAACCACCGTGTACGGTCCGTTGCTGCGCTGGCTGGTGCTCTTTGGCGCTCTGGCGGCCGCGGCGGCACTGCTGCTCGCGGGGCGCTTCACCTCCCGCATCTTCCAGCGCACGACGGCGGCGCTCGCCCTCGCGGCGTCGCTCGCCGGGCCGTTGGCCTACTCGATGTCAACCGCGTCCGTTACGCACAGCGGCGCAATCGTGAGTGCGGGTCCGACCACGGGATTCGGTGGCTTCGGCGGAGGTGGCAGGGGCGGTTTCGGACAAAACGGCGCTGGTCAAAACACCGCCCAGAACACTCGGCCACAAGCACTCCAGCCGGGCACGCAGGGCGGCTTTGGCGGGAATCGGCAAGGTGGCGGAATGGGCGGCCTGCTCGGCGCCACCACGCCGTCGTCGGAATTGGTGACCGCACTGAAAACCGGCGCGTCGAGCTACACCTGGGCGGCCGCCGTCGTGGGTTCCAACAACGCGGCCGGCTACCAGCTTGCCACTGAACTGCCCGTCATGGCGGTGGGCGGATTCAACGGAACGGATCCGTCTCCCACGCTCGAACAGTTCCAGCAACTCGTGGCACAGGGCAAAATCCACTACTTCATTGCCGGCGGCACCATGCAGGCTGACAGTGGATCGGCCGCTCCTGCCCAGATTGCGCAATGGGTGGCTGCGAACTTCCAGGCGCAGACCATCGGCGGGACCACGGTGTACGCACTGGCCGGCTAA
- a CDS encoding HAD-IA family hydrolase — MNLPAEAVKTLTVRAVLFDMDGTLVDSTAIVEQVWSEFAGRYGLDIDEILRTSHGVQAKDTVRRFAPAGADIDALAEELGQMERTRTDGIVALPGAAELLESLPSDAVAMVTSADRILAGVRMQAAGLEMPATTVTSEAVTRGKPDPEGYLRAAARLGVEPADVVVFEDAPAGIASARAAGMRTVVVGDAGGHVADGLWQIADYSAVSATAALDASGRRVIELRF, encoded by the coding sequence ATGAACCTGCCTGCTGAAGCCGTGAAAACCCTGACTGTCCGGGCCGTCCTCTTCGATATGGATGGCACCTTGGTGGACTCCACCGCGATCGTGGAGCAAGTGTGGAGCGAATTCGCCGGCCGGTATGGACTGGACATCGACGAGATCCTGCGGACTTCACACGGGGTACAGGCCAAGGACACGGTGCGCCGCTTCGCCCCGGCGGGAGCTGACATCGACGCGCTTGCCGAGGAACTCGGTCAGATGGAGCGGACGCGGACGGACGGGATTGTGGCATTGCCCGGAGCCGCGGAGCTGTTGGAGTCCTTGCCGTCCGACGCCGTCGCCATGGTCACCTCGGCCGATCGGATCCTCGCCGGGGTGCGCATGCAGGCAGCCGGACTCGAGATGCCCGCGACCACTGTCACGTCCGAGGCCGTGACCCGCGGCAAGCCCGACCCTGAAGGCTACCTCAGGGCCGCGGCGCGGCTGGGTGTTGAGCCGGCCGACGTCGTCGTATTCGAAGATGCCCCCGCGGGCATCGCTTCCGCCCGTGCGGCCGGCATGCGTACCGTGGTGGTGGGCGACGCCGGCGGCCACGTGGCAGATGGGCTGTGGCAGATCGCGGATTACTCCGCCGTCTCTGCCACAGCCGCTCTGGACGCTTCGGGCCGCAGGGTCATCGAACTGCGGTTCTAG
- a CDS encoding VOC family protein, with protein sequence MDWKLELVFVPVSDVDRAKDFYVNKVGFNADYDERPMDGIRFVQLTPPGSACSICIGEGLNDAPPGTAPSLQMVVGDIQEAHSQLKANGVEVSDIDIQDWGHFVYFADPDGNKWAVQYIPNRPNG encoded by the coding sequence ATGGACTGGAAACTTGAACTTGTGTTTGTCCCTGTGTCCGATGTGGACCGCGCCAAGGATTTCTACGTCAACAAGGTGGGCTTCAACGCCGACTACGACGAGCGGCCCATGGACGGCATCCGCTTCGTCCAACTGACTCCGCCTGGCTCGGCCTGCTCCATCTGCATCGGCGAGGGACTCAACGACGCCCCTCCAGGCACCGCTCCCAGCCTGCAGATGGTGGTGGGAGACATCCAGGAGGCCCACAGCCAGCTCAAGGCCAACGGCGTGGAAGTCAGCGACATCGACATCCAGGATTGGGGCCACTTTGTCTACTTCGCCGATCCGGACGGCAACAAGTGGGCCGTTCAGTACATCCCCAACAGGCCCAACGGCTAG
- a CDS encoding sodium:solute symporter family protein translates to MYFADWLVLGAYFVVMIGIGWWAKSRVKNAADFFTAGGKMPWWLAGISHHMSGYSAAVFVAYAAIAYTTGFALYVWWALTITIACLVGAVFFAPRWPRLRQRLGIISPLEYLATRYNLPAQQVLAWSGAALKVFDVAAKWAASAILLNVFAGVPIAVGILIVGGVTLIYSTIGGLWADALTDMGQFIIQSVAGIAMLVFAMAKLGGVSSIAEIWSRLPASHSLPFAGDYTIGFFLAYCLISTISYNGGTWNLAQRFIASPSGSAARKSILLSGALYLVWPLVLFFPMWAAPLILPNLAHPDQAYALLTQQLLPAGLVGLVVAGMFSHTMAMTSSDANAISAVVIRDIIPALRGSRQPLTSRVELLGGRISTFLFIGLSMVIALSADSFGGVLGLIILWFGALVGPIAVPMLLGMLRPFRRCGPSAALFSWATGLVVFALAKYALAAPIASLGTASAQTINVVAPVLASAIVYCVFGWLRPWHNEASDALIDSLDRDLEPVTSLPVESTVA, encoded by the coding sequence ATGTATTTCGCTGACTGGCTCGTCTTAGGGGCCTACTTCGTCGTCATGATAGGCATCGGCTGGTGGGCCAAGAGCCGGGTGAAAAACGCCGCTGACTTCTTCACGGCCGGCGGGAAGATGCCGTGGTGGCTCGCCGGGATTTCCCACCACATGTCCGGCTATTCGGCCGCCGTCTTCGTGGCCTACGCGGCCATCGCCTATACAACCGGTTTCGCACTGTATGTCTGGTGGGCGCTCACCATCACCATTGCCTGCCTGGTAGGCGCTGTCTTCTTTGCCCCCCGCTGGCCGCGCCTGAGGCAACGCCTGGGAATCATCTCCCCGCTCGAATACCTGGCCACACGCTACAACCTGCCCGCGCAGCAAGTACTGGCGTGGTCCGGAGCCGCGCTGAAAGTCTTCGATGTCGCGGCTAAGTGGGCCGCTAGCGCAATCCTCCTGAATGTCTTCGCAGGGGTTCCGATTGCGGTGGGCATCCTGATCGTCGGCGGGGTCACGCTCATCTATTCGACCATTGGCGGCTTGTGGGCCGATGCCTTGACGGATATGGGCCAGTTCATTATCCAGTCCGTGGCAGGCATTGCCATGCTCGTCTTCGCCATGGCCAAGCTTGGAGGCGTCTCCTCAATCGCAGAAATCTGGTCCCGCCTGCCGGCCTCCCACTCGCTGCCATTTGCAGGCGACTACACGATCGGGTTCTTCCTTGCCTACTGCTTGATCAGCACGATTTCCTACAACGGGGGAACGTGGAACCTGGCTCAGCGCTTCATTGCCTCCCCTTCCGGCTCGGCGGCGCGCAAGTCCATCCTGCTTTCGGGCGCACTGTATCTCGTTTGGCCGCTGGTGCTCTTTTTCCCCATGTGGGCCGCGCCGCTGATCTTGCCCAACCTGGCGCACCCGGATCAGGCTTATGCACTCCTGACCCAGCAACTGCTGCCTGCCGGCCTGGTTGGCTTGGTGGTCGCGGGAATGTTCTCGCACACAATGGCCATGACCTCCTCGGACGCCAACGCGATTTCCGCCGTCGTCATCCGGGACATCATCCCCGCGTTGCGCGGGTCCCGTCAGCCTCTGACTTCGCGTGTCGAACTACTCGGTGGCCGGATTTCCACGTTCCTGTTTATCGGCTTGTCGATGGTCATTGCCCTGAGTGCGGATTCATTTGGCGGCGTCCTGGGCTTGATAATCCTCTGGTTCGGAGCACTAGTCGGGCCGATCGCCGTTCCCATGCTGCTGGGGATGTTGCGTCCGTTCCGGCGCTGCGGCCCCTCGGCGGCATTGTTCTCGTGGGCCACCGGTTTGGTCGTGTTCGCGCTCGCCAAGTATGCCTTGGCCGCGCCGATCGCGAGCCTGGGCACGGCCAGCGCGCAAACCATCAACGTCGTGGCCCCCGTGCTTGCCTCCGCAATCGTCTATTGCGTCTTCGGCTGGTTGCGCCCCTGGCACAATGAGGCGTCCGACGCCCTCATCGATTCCCTTGACCGGGACCTCGAGCCGGTCACATCGCTTCCTGTTGAAAGCACCGTCGCATGA
- a CDS encoding AGE family epimerase/isomerase, with amino-acid sequence MSKIGSEIREQLLKSVLPWWLHNAVDRENGGVFTCFSNSGRQLSSEKYTWSQGRWAWLCSRIAVDSEAGIIDEDPQLWAELALETARFVQAHAILDGGVTAYRTSTEGQALPSGPQGEIAVSVLADLFAALGLAGAARLPQAGDQERSTWVQSAHALLAHAEERIKARTAPSEPYPVRPGFQDAAGLMLLLNVGVQLHLASGSAESAETAAASLTQLLGDGTTEGMWKADSWWEYRPDSSDDVDTLLARHRTPGHLLEMLWMVIEAAEVIPALESRIPNWLPDLAVRALDVGWDDQYGGILRYVDGDGGEPRGRLFGNDAYETLVAQTWDTKLWWVQVEALYATRLLAERFGRPDLLDWHHRIWSYILDIFPDPSGQEWLQIRDRGGKPLDRVVALPVKDPFHIARSLLLTTELETRRIHT; translated from the coding sequence ATGAGCAAAATCGGTTCCGAGATACGGGAGCAGCTCCTCAAGAGCGTCCTCCCTTGGTGGCTGCATAACGCCGTCGACAGGGAAAACGGCGGGGTCTTCACCTGCTTTTCGAACTCCGGGCGGCAGCTTTCGAGCGAAAAATACACGTGGTCCCAAGGCCGCTGGGCTTGGCTTTGCTCAAGGATCGCGGTAGACAGCGAAGCCGGAATCATCGATGAGGACCCGCAATTGTGGGCCGAACTCGCACTCGAGACCGCCAGGTTCGTCCAAGCACACGCCATCCTCGATGGCGGGGTCACCGCATACCGCACGTCGACTGAGGGGCAGGCACTACCGAGCGGACCGCAGGGGGAAATAGCAGTCAGCGTACTGGCCGACCTCTTTGCGGCCCTGGGCCTGGCCGGGGCCGCCCGCCTTCCCCAAGCCGGTGACCAGGAACGATCTACCTGGGTGCAATCAGCCCATGCGCTTCTGGCACATGCAGAGGAAAGGATCAAGGCACGTACCGCTCCGTCCGAGCCATACCCCGTCCGGCCCGGATTCCAGGACGCGGCCGGACTGATGCTGCTGCTGAACGTGGGCGTCCAACTGCACCTGGCCAGTGGCTCTGCTGAAAGCGCCGAAACAGCTGCTGCCTCGCTGACCCAGCTTCTCGGTGATGGAACCACAGAAGGAATGTGGAAGGCCGACTCCTGGTGGGAATACCGGCCGGATAGCTCCGATGACGTGGACACGCTGCTAGCCCGCCACCGGACGCCGGGCCACCTGCTGGAGATGCTCTGGATGGTCATTGAAGCGGCCGAGGTAATACCTGCGCTTGAGTCCCGGATTCCGAACTGGCTCCCGGACCTCGCCGTGCGCGCCCTGGACGTCGGCTGGGATGACCAGTACGGAGGTATCTTGCGATACGTCGATGGCGACGGCGGCGAACCACGCGGCAGGCTTTTCGGCAACGACGCCTACGAAACGTTGGTAGCCCAGACCTGGGACACCAAATTGTGGTGGGTTCAGGTCGAGGCCCTCTACGCAACCAGGCTCCTGGCCGAGCGCTTTGGGCGTCCCGACCTTCTTGACTGGCACCACCGGATTTGGTCTTACATCCTCGATATCTTTCCGGACCCTTCCGGACAGGAATGGCTACAAATCCGCGACCGCGGGGGCAAGCCGCTTGACAGGGTGGTGGCACTTCCCGTGAAGGACCCCTTCCATATAGCCCGCTCACTCCTCCTGACTACTGAACTCGAAACCCGAAGGATCCACACGTGA
- a CDS encoding 6-phosphogluconolactonase, with protein MTELPTYSPAVSTHPDRAELGKHAGAHAAETLRKALRNQREVRLMLAAAPSQEATLLALAQEPGIDWGRITCFHMDDYLALDADAPQGFGNWLQRNFFDHLPTTTFHRINPGNPAEEEAQRYGMVMGKDPFDLVLLGLGVNGHLAFNDPPADLADPLPARVINLDQVSRQQQLDEGHFTSFDDVPQRAITVSIPRLLHASEIIASVPGRAKRTAVDNTLRQPVGGEHPGTALRTHPNVTIYLDAESDPQ; from the coding sequence GTGACAGAACTGCCTACTTACAGCCCCGCCGTTTCCACTCACCCAGACCGTGCCGAGTTGGGGAAACACGCCGGCGCACACGCCGCGGAAACGCTACGCAAGGCGCTCCGGAACCAGCGGGAGGTCAGGCTGATGCTCGCCGCGGCACCGAGCCAGGAGGCCACGCTTCTGGCACTCGCCCAGGAGCCCGGCATCGACTGGGGCCGCATAACGTGCTTCCACATGGACGACTACCTCGCTCTGGACGCGGATGCACCCCAGGGATTCGGAAACTGGCTGCAACGCAACTTCTTCGATCACCTTCCGACGACCACATTCCACCGCATCAACCCGGGGAACCCGGCCGAAGAGGAGGCGCAGCGCTACGGCATGGTGATGGGCAAAGATCCCTTTGACCTCGTCCTCCTCGGATTGGGAGTCAACGGTCATCTTGCCTTCAACGACCCCCCGGCCGACCTCGCCGACCCGCTTCCCGCCCGCGTCATCAACCTGGATCAGGTAAGCCGCCAGCAACAACTGGACGAAGGGCACTTCACCAGTTTCGACGACGTTCCGCAGCGCGCCATCACCGTCTCCATCCCGCGGTTGCTGCATGCCTCCGAAATCATTGCTTCCGTGCCCGGCCGGGCCAAGAGGACCGCGGTCGACAACACGCTGCGCCAGCCCGTCGGCGGGGAGCATCCCGGTACCGCCCTGCGCACGCACCCGAACGTGACTATCTACCTCGACGCCGAATCCGACCCCCAATGA
- a CDS encoding sugar isomerase domain-containing protein, with the protein MNTNDLDEKLSEDYLGHITELLGRIRLEEAENISIAANVLAMQVAKDGLVHIYGPGGHSNLASQEVFFRAGGLMHVSAILDEGTLLSNGALRSMAMERTPGYGRIVIEDAGIGPGDVLILVNAYGINSALIDAALTARERSVTTIGVSSRQHAEGTSSDHPARHPQRLNLHDLVDHHIDTKVPIGDAVMTVPGAKEKTAAVSTFANAFTLNWLMMSTISKLSEIGIDPPLWRSGNAPGGDEANQQFISRFKGRVPKL; encoded by the coding sequence ATGAACACCAACGACCTCGACGAAAAGCTATCGGAGGACTACCTCGGACACATCACCGAGCTCCTCGGGCGAATCCGCCTAGAAGAAGCCGAGAACATCAGCATTGCCGCGAACGTTCTAGCCATGCAGGTCGCCAAGGACGGACTGGTGCACATCTATGGCCCAGGGGGCCACTCGAACTTGGCAAGCCAGGAGGTGTTCTTCCGGGCAGGCGGCCTGATGCACGTCTCGGCCATTCTGGACGAAGGCACCCTGCTCTCCAACGGCGCCCTCCGCTCAATGGCTATGGAACGGACTCCGGGTTACGGCCGAATCGTCATCGAGGACGCCGGCATAGGACCAGGGGACGTCCTGATCCTTGTCAACGCTTACGGCATCAATAGCGCACTCATCGACGCCGCCCTGACGGCGCGCGAACGATCGGTCACGACCATCGGGGTTTCCTCGAGGCAGCACGCCGAGGGAACATCCAGTGACCATCCCGCACGGCATCCACAAAGGCTCAATCTGCACGACCTGGTAGACCACCACATCGACACGAAAGTTCCCATCGGGGACGCCGTCATGACCGTGCCTGGCGCGAAGGAAAAGACGGCGGCCGTGTCCACGTTCGCCAACGCCTTCACCCTGAACTGGCTCATGATGTCCACCATCAGCAAACTGAGCGAAATCGGGATTGATCCGCCGTTGTGGAGATCGGGTAATGCTCCCGGCGGGGACGAAGCCAACCAGCAATTCATTTCACGTTTCAAAGGACGGGTACCCAAGCTGTGA
- a CDS encoding N-acetylglucosamine-6-phosphate deacetylase yields MTHPKTIMGKDPYRGTNLEIAYDTTVLSVREIDHGLNRGLPVISPGFIDGQVNGYGGLDINAADITPQTVISMTAELAKLGVTTWVPTIVTASEEAITGALEQIGRACQIDPTTRAAIPCVHVEGPFISDQDGPRGVHNPDFVRPLDAQEVRRWLRASGMVGIVTVSPHASDSPAQIAQIRELGVHVAIGHTHASPEQITAAITAGARLATHLGNGIATTLPRHPNALWTQLADDRLTAGLIADGHHLPSDTLKVMIRAKTTERAYLVSDSTALAGSEPGRHRTSVGGLVDLAPGGRLSHVGTDLLAGAAATLPDGFRNVIQNVGLDLPEALKMVTSTPARVIPGTRPGLGHLHVGSPADFVLITGEGPEAGTITTAIQSGRLVSGGSA; encoded by the coding sequence GTGACACATCCCAAGACGATCATGGGCAAAGACCCCTACCGGGGAACCAACCTTGAAATCGCCTACGACACGACCGTCCTGTCCGTGCGGGAGATCGACCATGGGCTGAACCGTGGTCTGCCTGTCATCTCACCGGGATTCATCGATGGGCAGGTCAACGGTTACGGCGGACTCGATATCAACGCCGCTGATATCACGCCGCAAACGGTCATCAGCATGACCGCAGAGCTGGCGAAACTGGGCGTCACGACGTGGGTGCCAACCATCGTGACAGCGTCCGAGGAAGCGATCACTGGCGCGCTCGAACAAATCGGCCGGGCATGCCAAATTGATCCAACCACCCGGGCTGCCATCCCCTGCGTCCACGTCGAGGGCCCCTTCATATCCGACCAGGACGGTCCGCGGGGTGTACACAACCCGGACTTCGTGCGGCCCCTTGACGCCCAGGAAGTCCGGCGATGGCTCCGGGCAAGCGGAATGGTCGGCATCGTCACGGTTTCTCCGCATGCGTCCGACTCGCCGGCCCAGATCGCCCAAATCCGCGAGCTCGGCGTCCACGTCGCCATCGGACACACGCACGCAAGTCCTGAGCAAATCACAGCTGCCATCACCGCGGGAGCCCGCTTGGCCACCCACCTGGGCAACGGCATAGCGACAACCCTTCCCAGGCACCCCAATGCCCTTTGGACTCAACTGGCTGACGATCGTCTCACGGCAGGACTCATAGCGGACGGCCACCACTTACCAAGCGATACGCTGAAAGTCATGATCAGGGCAAAGACCACCGAACGTGCCTATCTGGTCTCGGACAGCACTGCGCTGGCCGGTAGCGAGCCTGGCCGCCACCGTACCTCAGTGGGCGGTCTGGTGGATCTTGCCCCCGGCGGGAGGCTCTCCCACGTGGGCACGGATCTGCTGGCAGGGGCCGCGGCAACCCTGCCGGACGGTTTCCGCAACGTCATCCAAAACGTCGGCCTGGATCTGCCAGAAGCCCTCAAAATGGTGACATCCACTCCGGCCCGGGTCATCCCGGGCACTCGGCCGGGGCTCGGCCACCTTCACGTAGGCTCTCCGGCAGATTTTGTCCTGATCACCGGGGAAGGACCTGAGGCAGGAACAATTACGACAGCAATCCAGTCTGGCCGACTAGTATCGGGCGGATCCGCATGA